The Candidatus Nitrosopumilus sp. SW genomic sequence AGTGTATGTTTGATGATGCTTTGTGTGGTGAATCTCCATTGTTCTTGCGTCAATGTGAGGTTCTAATGCATCATAAGCATATGGCATTTCAGGAAGTGTGTATTTTCCCATGAGTTCAGTTGATAATTTATTCCATTTATTGGTTTACAGGTAATCATTTTTACTTGCTAAAATTGTTAGAAGATTTGTGAAATTCTTAGTGATTTTTTCTTTCATTATTGTAATTTTGATGGGATTGGTTTTGACTCAAGCAACAAATTCTCAAAATGAAATTCACACATACTTGGAAAGAAGTGTTCCATTTGTTGGAACAGATATTCCAAGAATACAAGGAATTGATGGGACAGGAATCAATATTGCAATTATCGATACTGGTGTAGATTTTAACCACCCGGACTTGTTTGGTTGGGGACCAGATGGAAAAGTTGTTGGAGGATACAACTTCATTCAAGAGGGACAGCCACCAATGGACAATAATGGACATGGCACCCAAGTTGCAGGAGTAATTGCTGCAGATGGACAAGCAGTAGGTGTTGCACCCAAGGCAAAAATTCTTGCATACAAAGTATCTGAAGACGGCGAGGGCGTATCATCTGATTTGATAATCAAAGCGATTGAGAAAGCAATTGAGGATGGTGCAGATATTATCAATATCAGTTTAGGAGTAAACAAAACTAACACAAAGATTGAGAGGGCAGTAAATCATGCATTAGAAAAAGAAATCTTTGTAGTGGCTGCGGCAGGAAATGATGGTCCAGATTTAGGAAGTATTGGAAGTCCTGGAAGAAACTTTGGTTCAGTTACAGTTGGTGCAACTTACAACAATCTCACATCAAGTCTAGTTGCAACATTAGAAGTCAATGACAAACCATACACAGTAATCCCAATGGCAGGAAACAAAAAGACAGAAGATACAATTACTGGAAAATTAGTTTTTGGAGGATACGGAAAAGTAGATGAATTAAAAGATCTTGATGTCAAAGACTCCATACTAATTGTTGAGAGGGGAAGTGATATTGAAGGAGAACTGCTGTATTTTTCAATAAAGGAAACTAATGCTGCAGATGCAGGAGCAAAGGCAATGATTGTTTACAATAACATTCCAGGAATTTTTCTTGGAGAATTAGTTCATGAATTTATCGAACCGGATTATTCACCACGAATCCCAGTGGTATCAATTGACAGAGAAGAAGGATTAGAGATTGTTGAATCAATTAATGGGAATGAGGCTACACTGAATCTGTTTTTCAATCCAGATTATCTTGCACATTTTAGTTCAAGAGGACCTGTATCTCCATTTTACATTAAACCAGAAATAGTAGCACCTGGGGCATACATCAACACTACACAAAGTAATGCAGGATACAACTTTACCAGTGGAACTAGTTATGCTGCACCTCACGTTAGTGGTGCTGCAGCACTGTTATTACAGAAAAACCCTGCATTGCATCACCACGAGATAAAATCACTGCTACTAACCACAGTTGAGCCTGTATCAGATGCCTACGGAAAGGAGTTTTCAATACAAGAAGCAGGAGCAGGAAGACTGAACATAGCAAAGGCATTTGAGGCAAAATTGATCATAGAACCTCCAAACTTTGTGGCACTTGCATCATCAGATAGCAAAGTAGTTGAAAAACAATTCCAACTAAAATCACTAGATGGGACATGGGAAGGATTTGATGTAACATTTGATGGACCAGAATTCATAAAATTTAGTGGAGAATTAATCAATGAAAATATTTTGAATGTAAGGATGAGTATGTTAGAAGATAACTTTGGAGAGCATGAAGGAAAGATAAGAATAACTCATGAAGGAATACAATATGTTGTCCCGTTTATTTTGCATTATACTCACGGTTCAATTTCAATAGTTCAACAAAACGACAAACTACTCTTTGATGTTCACCATCCAGAAGAATGGAGTTTTGCAAAAATTTCAATTACAAACAGTAAAGATGGAAGAATAGATACAACAAGTGCAACACCATACAAAGCTGCATCAATTGACATTTATGAAAATGCAGAGTATTGGGTTGATGCAAAAATCAGAATCAATGGAAATACATCAAGTGCTTACAATACCATTGATGTTAGAACACTTGAAGAAAGAGAAAGACTGGATCTCGACATTCCAGAAAGACAGATGGGAATAATTGCAGGAGCAGTTATTATGATTGGAATAATAGGTATTTTTCTAAAAAGAAGATAGATTATTGTGGTGGTTTTGGACCAGCATCAATAATTTCTTGTGCAACTCCATCAAATTTCTTAAAGTTCTCAACGAACATTTGAGCTAGCTTCTTTGCAGACAAATCATATTCATCCTTGTCAACCCAAGTGTTTCTTGGATCTAAAATCTCAGATGGTACTCCTTCAACTTCAGTTGGAACATCTAGATTAAACAAATCATTATGAGTATATTTTACAATGTTAAGACCACCAGAAAGGGCAGCAGTAACCATTGCGCGACTATACTTTATCTTGACTCTGCTTCCAACACCATATGGACCTCCAGACCAACCAGTGTTGATTAGGTAGACTACTGTATTGTGTTCGTTAATTTTCTCTCCAAGCAATTTGGCATAAACAGAGGCAGGTCTAGGCATGAATGGTGCTCCAAAGCATTGAGAAAATACAGATTTTGGTTCCTTGATTCCTCTTTCAGTTCCTGCAAGTTTACTGGTATATCCAGACATAAAGTGATACATGGCAGCTTCTTTGGTAAGTCTTGAGACAGGAGGTAAGACTCCCAATGCATCGGCTGTCAAAAATATAATCACTTTAGGATGTCCACCAATACTTGGAATTACAGCACCGGGGATGAAATCCAAAGGATAGCCAACACGAGTGTTTTCAGTTAAAGTGTTATCATCATAATCAGGAACATTATCTTTTAGAACTACATTTTCTAAAAGTGCACCAGGTTTGATTGCATTCCAGATTTCTGGTTCTGCTTCTTGACTAAGATTGATACATTTTGCATAACATCCTCCTTCAAAGTTAAAGGTTCCATTGTCAGACCAACCATGTTCATCATCGCCAATTAGTTTTCTATTTGGGTCTGCTGAAAGAGTAGTCTTTCCAGTACCAGATAAACCAAAGAACAATGCGGTGTCACCTTTCTCACCAATGTTTGCAGAACAGTGCATTGGGAAAATTCCTTTATCAGGTAAAAGAAAATTCATCACACCAAACATTGACTTTTTCATTTCACCGGCATACTCTGTTCCTCCAATCAAGACAATTTTTCTTGTCAAATCAATGAGAATGAATACATCAGTTCTAGTTCCGTCAATCTCAGGGTCTGCCTTAAAATCATTAATACAAAGAATTGTGAACTCGGGTTCATGTTTTTCTAACTCTTCACTTGTTGGACGAATAAACAAATTACTTGAGAACATATTTTGCCAAACATGATCATTAATCACTCTAATTGGTAAACGATTTTCAGGATCTGCACCTACAAATCCATCAAAGACAAATAGTTCCTTGTTATCAACAAAGTTCTTCATTTTTTCTAAGAGTTTTTCAAATTTGCCACTTGGGAATTGATGGTTAATTTTACCCCAATCAATTGTTTCATGGGTTTTATCATCATATACGATAAATCTATCATCAGGTGAACGTCCGGTATATTTTCCAGTATTTACTGAAAGGGAGCCTGTAGAGTTGACCACACCTTCTTTTCTCTCAACTGCAAGAGTCACCATCTCATCTGTGCTGAGATTTCTGTGTACTTTGGAGGGGTTTATTCCAAATTCCTTGAGTTGGGCTGAAAATTTGTCAGTGGTAGCAGTACCTACTACTTGTGTCAGAGTATTACGCCTCCAAAAATTATGTCATTAATCCCAGGCTTGTTCATGAGATATTTCGATCCGCCTTCCATTTCCTTATTATCTCTTGTCATCTGAAATTATTTGCATCGTCTAGGAACGTATTTATTCCAAAATTCAAGAGTCAATTTGATGCCGATCAATAAAGACAAGATTGCAAAGAGACAGGAGATTAAAGGACATAATCCTGATTTTGAAAGACCAGAGAGCTGGCGTTATGTTAGACTTCAAACGGGTTGGAGAAAACCAAAAGGTATTGATCATCATCAGAGAAAACAATGGAGTAGAGGTCGTCCAGGTCTAGTCAAAGTAGGATTTGGTGGACCAAAAGATGCAAGAGGATTACACCCATCAGGATTTACAGATAACTTAGTTTACAATTTAGATGACTTAACAAAACTTGATCCAAAGAAAGACGGAGTCAGATTGGGTCACAGTGTAGGTACTAGAAAAAGAAAAGAGATTGTTACAAAAGCAGTCGAACAAAAATTCAAAATTTTCAATGCGAGAGTGAGTGCAAGTGGTAGTAAATCTTAAAGCTAAGAAAAGACTAGCATCCAGAGTAACTGGTGTTGGTATTCACAGAATAAAATTTGATGCAGACCATCTTACTGATGTAGCTGATGCAATTACAAGAGAAAATATCCGCAGTCTAATTACAGCTAACACAATTAGAATCGATTCATTTACTGGAACTTCCAGAGGAAGAGCACAGACCAAAAAAGACCAGAGAAACAAGAGAGGAACCAAACAAGGTTCTAAACAAGGACGTAAAGGCGCTCGTGTTGGTAAGAAAGAAGTCTATGTTGCAAAAGTCCGTGCATTAAGAAGATTGTTAAAGATTGCAAAAGACAGAAAGGATTTGACTAATCCAGAATTTTGGGCACTCTACAAAAAAGTAGGTGGCAACACAGTCAGAAACAAGGCTCACTTGAGACAATTAATGGAAGAGATTGTCGCAAAAAGAAAGAACTAGAATCTGTAAACAGTTTTTTCCCAATCTAAAATTTTACCATTTTCAATTTTGATACCTTCATCATGGAGCATTTTTGTTTTGATATGCTCACCATATGCATATCCACCAACTTTTCCATCAGACATTACAACTCTGTGACACGGAATGATTACAGGATACGGATTTTTGTTCATAATTCTTCCAACTGCTCGTTGTCCGTTCTTTAGACCAACTGCCTTGGCCAGTTCACCATAAGTTGTGATTTGGCCTTTTGGAACTTCTAGTAATTTTTTGTAAATCTTTTTTTCAAGATTCAAAGTCTAACTACCTCAAGTTCTGTAGACTTGAGAAGGTCAAGAACTTTTTGCTTGTTTGGTCCTAATCCATTCCAATCTAGCAGAGCAAACTTTGCCATCTTGTTTTGCTTGAGAATATGTGAAAACAACTCATCATCAAGATTATCAAGTGCATGTTTTGGAATTACTGTCCCAAGTGCATATTTGCCATCAAGTAGTTGTTCTGTAAACTTTGTAGGGTAATGAGTTCCACCAAAACATAATGCAACAGGGTTTTCGGGAATATCATTTGACATTACCTCATGAACTAGTTTTGCAACCCTATGGCACAAATTCTCATCAGTCCACTGTTTTTCAGTCGTTCCAATTTCGATGAATATTGTGGGCTTTTTGAGATCTGTTGGTCCATGATGTGTTGCCTCTATAGTAATATCAAATTCTTGAAAATCAGACTGATGATCACGTAAAGTTTGAAGATACTTCTTTTGCAAGTCAGGATGAGGAATTGCTACTTGTCTATTATTTCCACCAAACTTTGCCTCTGAGAAATTTCCAGTACTATGGCAAGTAAGTGCAAGTACTCCGGATTCTGCTGCATGTTTTGATAAAAAGACAAATCCATCATAATCGTATTTTTCTTCTAGCCAATCAGCAGAAATTGCAGGAGTTGGAATAATCACCAGATCATAGAATTTTCCATGATATACATCACCTTCTTGAGTCATATCTTTGCAAAGAAATTTTGCCATATTATGACCAGCAGGGTCATCGGCGTATGCAACTAACAGTTCCATGAAATAAGAGATATAAAGAGACCCTATTAATTTCCACCAATGAACCCGAAGCAGACTTTGAAAAACATGGCAAATACCTTGAAAATGGCCAAAAAGCCAGATAAAGATGAATATCAACAACATCTCAGATTGGTATTGTTAGGAATAGCTGGAGTTGGAGCTATTGGATTTACAATTCAGTTTGTATTTTCGGTGATCACATTTGGTAGGTAAAATTGTCTGAAGAAGTAAAGTCACATTTGTTTGCAATTAGAACCACAGGTGGACAAGAAAAAGTGGTAATGAGATTATTAGAAGCAAAAGCTAATGCTAATCAAATCAATATTCAATCAGTATTTTGGGTAAGTGATCTTAAAGGATATGTTGTCATTGAAGCAATAAATCCAAGTGATGCATACATGGCCGTAGAAGGTGTAAGACACATCCGCGGTCAATTAAGAGGGGAATTAGAATTCAAAGATATCGAAGGATATTTGGTGAAGAAATCAACAGTTTCAACATTAGCAGTAGACAACGTAGTAGAGATTACTGGAGGACCATTCAAAGGAATGAAAGCAACAATTACCAGAATCGACCCAGAAAAAGAAGAAGCCACAGTTGTTTTGCTTGATGCATCATATCAATTACCAGTTACAGTCGACGCAAACTATCTAAAACTATCAACTGAGGGTTAGGAAGGATTAAATTTTCATTTAGAGGCGATAAAACATGGGAGAACAAAAAATATCATCACTTGTAACAGGAGCAGCAGCATCTGCAGGTCCACCTTTGGGTCCAGCATTAGGTCCTCTTGGAGTCAATATTATGGAAGTCATTAATGCAATTAACGACAAAACAAAAGACTTTGAGGGAATGAAAGTTCCAGTTACAGTCATTGTTGATAGTGACACCAAAAAATATGAGATTGAAATAGGTATCCCATCAGCAGCTGCATTAATCATGAAAGAAGCAGGAATTCAAAAAGGATCTGGTGCTTCTGGAACTGAATGGGCAGGAGATGTTACAATGGATTCAATTGTGAAAGTCGCAAATACTAAACTGGACAAATCTTATGCATCATCACTAAAATCAGTTGCAAAAACTATCATTGGTACATGTGTTGCTTTAGGAGTAAAAGTTGAAGGAAAGACTCCAAAAGAAATTACTGCAGAGATCAATGAAGGCAAATGGGATGAGAAATTCCAATAATTAAACTCGAGTCTTATCGACATCATCTAAAATTTTCTGCATACAATCATGACAAATTACATCATGTTCAGATAGTTTTCTAATCAAATCATGATCTTGAACTTTAGAGTCATAAGTTGCAGAGATCACTATCTTGTTGCTCCAGACCTCAAAGTCTTCTTTTTTCTTGGAGCAACCAAAGCAGTTCATGGCATAATTACTAGTTTTACGTATAAAATCTAAACATCATTTCCAGTAACTACCCATTCAAGGGCTCTAAGAACACCCTGATAGTACTTCATAGCATCCATTGATTCAGCATTTACCAATCTTTGTTCAATTTTTTTTCTATATTCTGCTATTTCATTTTCTGTTTTCATAAAAATTGTAAAAAATTAACCTATATTGAATTTAGGATTTTTGGTAAAGACTGCCTCATAAGTTGTCTAGTTTTTACAGTTTCTACTTAATCTCATATCTGTAACAGGGATTAATGACAAAGAATTTTGTTTTAATGTAGAACAGTTACAGGTTTTTTGAAAACTTGTTTGTAGTTTCTCTTTTTTCCATCCTTGAATACAATCTTTGGATAATGCTTCATTGAAAATGCAGCCATTTGGTCAATTATTCCCTGAAGATCTTTACCTTTTTTGGTTAATGTGTATTCAATTCTAATAGGAATTTCATCATAAACTGTTCTCTCAATAAGATCTGTTTCTTCTAATTCTTTTAGTCTAAGAGATAGAGTTTTTGGATTGATGTTTTCGATTGTTCCAAGAAATTCATTAAAACGTGTCTGATTTCTCATTGCCATATTTCTGATTATATGAAAAGTGAATTTTTTTCCAATTATCTTAAAGGTATTATCCACTGGACAGTTCTTTATCATATGTTCCAGCGTAAGATTATCCATAATAAAACAAGTGTTCAAAGTGTATTAAAACTTAACTTACTTTAGTATAGTTACTAATAAAGGGTTAGTTACCACAAGGTAATCTAATGTAGAGTGTTTCCCTTTCTATTATAAATATAGTAACAATAGTAACTTACCTAAGGTAAGTTAGATGAAGACCACAACCAAAAATAACACAAAAGAATATACTGCAATTTATTCAAAACTTGTGCCTCTATGTCAAGAGCCTATCCCCAGATTGGTTTTGGTGTTCACTCTCTTACTGTTGAGGTAAAAGGAGGTGAAAGTATGGCATTATATGGAATTTATGGCAGACACGAAATCAAAGACTGTCCACTAAACTGTTCAGAATCTAGAAAATTAGTTTTAGAGTTAGAAAGTAAAAATGAAGATCCAGAGATTTGTAAAAATTACAAAATTAACAAGGTAATTGGCAGATATCACTCTGGTCTCGAACACACGTTCTTGTGGATAGTTGATGCAGAAGATCCACATCTAATTCAACAAAAAGTAATTGATAGTGGTATGGCAAGTTTCAACGAAGTCAAAATTGTCCCACTTATGACATTTGATGATGTTATGGCAGTGAGTAAAAAACTAGAACAAGGTTAACTGTGAGAAATCACAGTAAACGTTTTTCCTTTTTAACCATAAACTCCAAGTTGGAGTTTTGTTGATTTTTTAATCCTTTGAATCGATTTCGTATAGTAACTTCTGTAACTCCTGCAGCTTCTGCAAGATTACGTTGAGTTATTGAATCACCATTTTTGATACAAGATACATACAATGCAGTTGCTGCAAGACCCATGGGGTCTTTTCCAGCAGATTCCTTGTTATCTTGGGCCTCTTGGAGTACTTTGACTGCATATCTTTTGGTTTTTTCTGAGAGTTCTAACTTACTTGAAATTCGGGAGATACATTGAATGGAGTTAACGACAGGCATTTTTAATTCCAATTCATGATGGAGTAGCCTATAGCATCTAGCAATATCTTTTCGTTTTACATTAGCAGCATCAGCTATGTCATTTAGTGTTCGAGGTGTTTCAGTATCTCTACATGCAGCATAAAGAGATGCAGCAATCATTGCAGAAATAGATCGTCCACGAACTAGTTTTTTCTCCAAAGCTTTTCTATACAGATATGCTGCTTTTTCTAGAACATTTGAAGAAAGTGCAATTTTGTCTTTCATCCTAGATAATTCGTTAAGTGCTTGTCGCAGATTTCTATCTACAGGTTCACGAGACTGACTACGATTATCCCAAGTTCTCAGTCTTTCAATAGTACTTTTCATTGAAGACGAAAGAGGTTTGCCAGTTGCATCCTTGTTTATGGGATTAATTACAGTAGACAATCCCATGTCATGCATCAACAATGAAGAAGGAGCTCCGGTTCTGGCAGGATTTGCACCACTTTCTGTTTGAAATGATCTCCATTCAGGACCAGATTCATTTGATTTTTCAGATACAACATACCCACATTTACTGCAAAATTGTTCTCCTGTAACATCATCAGTTAGCAGTGAATTTTTTCCACAACGTAAACAGTTAGAATCTTTAGTTAAAGTTACCATGAAAATTGCTTTACGCTGCCACCTTTTTTATTGAAATTTTAGTTGATGCATCAGAATTTTGAGACTCTGAACCGATGTCAATATCTCCTAGCACAGTATTTTCAGATAGGTCACCATCAAGAGTTAACGTATCGCGAAATTTCTTGTACATTGTTGCATCCATCTTAGTTTTGAAAAATAGAAATTCTAATTCTAATCTCTTTAATCGATTCATCTCTGCTAATTCTTCTTCAATTCTTTTTGTCATAGTTCCATTCCAAGTTCATTGCACTTAAGGGATAGGATTTTGTGCAATTTTGCATCATTTTGCACACGAGTATTACAAGTCATTTCTTTAAACATTCACATCCGCAATCAAACATTCCAGCTTTTCCCATACATTGATCATGATGTTCGTTATAGCACTTATTACAAATCACCATGATTTTTTCCTTTTTTGTGAGTTTTTTCATGTGTTAGTACTTTATCAAAAGTGTCAGGAAATCCTTCCCAAGAAAACTTGCAAATCCTGCAATTGTATTTCATTTATTTTCCTCTCTTTGAGATTGGAATTTCAATAGTTGAAACATCTCTATTTCTCCCATCTTGAGATTCAAGTGATTCAGAACTAATGTTTACACACCCTACTTCAAATGCATCTGTTTTCTTTAAGAGAACTTGAGTGACGTCTACTGCAAGTCCAATACTGTGTCCCCTGGCTTTGATAGTAATAGAATCCAATGTAGCTAATTGAATTATTGCAGAAGTAACGTACGACATTAACGGTTTTTTACCGATAAAAATTGTATCAGTTGTATTATCTAACATACAGAGTGGAGATTAATGCCTCATTTAAACTGGGAATACAAAATCTAGTCGTGAATTCCAATTAATGAAAAGAAAAGAGGTTTTGAGAACTATCTAAAAATAATCTAGTTTAAAATTAATCAAACAAAACTAATCTAAATTTTCTACTTTCTGTGTTTTGGTAAACATTCTTTACAATATACAGGTCTGTCGGGTTTTGGTTCAAAAGGAACTTCGGAATCTTTCCCACAATCAGCACATGTACATTTGTACATTTTTCTGTCTTCTGACATAATTATCAGGGATTTATTCCCTATAATAACAAGCGTTTTAGACAAAAAGAGGGAGATTTAGAAAAATTTGAAATTATTTTTGAATTACCAACCTTAATAGCACTAGTAGTTTGTGAAATGCGTTGGGAAAACGTCAAGTAAAAAATGAAAGTGCTCTAAAAGAAATTAAACTTCCAGAAACAGATGAAGAGATGTTTGGCAGAGTTATCAAAATGATGGGTGGAGAAAATCTTATGGTAAAATGTCAAGATAAAGTTGTAAGAATAGGCAGAATTAGAGGCAAGTTAAAGAGAAGAGTGTGGATTAGAGATAATGATGTAGTGATAATTGCACCTTGGGAGTTTGGTAAAGTGCAAAAAGGAGACATACTTTGGAGATATACATTACCACAAGTTGAATGGTTAAAACAAAATAAACACATTCCGTTAGATTTTTAGAATTAAGTTCAATTTACTTAAGAAAAAATTTGATCACACACTAACAAATCCACTATATCTGGAGGGTAAAAGTATGATTCCCTAAATACTAGTCTGATGGATAATAGTATGAACTGTAATAAGAGAAGTGAAGCACATGTTTGGAGATTTTCCAAACACAATAAAATCCGAAGATGTCTAAAATGCAAAACCAGAATACCAATTACTGAAAAGGAATACCATCAAAAATGGGGAATGCATGAAAACACTACAAAATAGATTCTAATTCACAAAGAAATAACAACCTTACAAAAGAATCAGGATTACTTTTTTCTTATATCAAATGAAAGGATTTTTGATAAAGCCATTTGCTAAAAGAACCACAATTCCCACTGCAGTCCCAGTTCCACCCAGAATTCCTATCAAAAATGCAGCATCACGTTTATCCATTAAATGGTTCAAGAATTTGCAACTTATGAATTTAGAGTTTAGGGAGTTGACCGGTTTTATCTAGATTGGATTTGCATACTTTACAATACAACCTAACCTCAGTTGAGGGAAATTCAGCACCACAATTTTTACAAGTGTAAAGTTTGGTTTCCCCCATGAGTCTACAACACATGTTACAGACTTAAGCATTGATAATTTTGTATTTAATGTGGTTTTTCAGACTTTTCTTGTGCAGTATCAATACCGAATTGTTCTTTTCTCTTCTTGTTTGATAACTCACAATAGAAGATTTGTTTTTCTTCAGACATGATGATTTCTAGTTTGTTTGATTATTAATAGATGATGCATGAATTATGCCAATTCATTAAGATATACCGGATCTTTGTCTGTCTTTTGTAATTCAACAAAGGTCTCTGTGTTTTGAATTCCTTCGATTTTACCAATCTTTTCAATTACTACAGAGTGTAGAGATTCCAAGTTCTTTGAATATACTTGAATCATAATATCAAATCTACCAGTAACTTCAGAAATTGAGACTACCTCGGGTGTTTCCATGAATTTTTTATGAATGGCATCCTTGAATTTTGGATCTCTGTTGATCCCAACGTTTGCTTTGACACCAATTCCCAGCAGAGAATCATCAATCTCTACTGTGAATTTCTTTATCAGTTTCTTTTTGACCAGTCTCTTGATTCGGCTGTAAAGCACAGAGGCATTAATTCCAAGTTTCTTTGAAAGTATAGGAACAGAGATCGAGCCATCCTTTGTTAATTCAAATAGCAATTTCATATCAAGTTCATCAAATCTATGCAAGGTATTCGAAAATTCTCGTTGTGATTTAATATATGTAGGTTTTGAGACAAATTTGATATGGATTTTCAATTATTTTGATAAAAAAATGAAATTTTTTAAAATAATATACGTCAAGTAAATCCTGGCCTCTAAACGATTTTAAGTAGGCTTTCTCGAAATTGTTCGTAATGATTACAGAGTCTGAGTTAGTAGACATGGTAAAAGAGGCAAAGGCTGCAACTAAAGCCAAAAAGTTCAAGCAGTCAATAGAATTGATTGTCAATTTCAAAGATATTGATGTCAAGAAAGGATTTGCACTCAACGAAGTCGTTCAGCTCCCAAAGACCAGTTCTCCTGCAACAGTATGTGTTATTGCAACAGGAGATATGGGAACAAAAGCAAAAGCTGCAAAAGCAGACTCTGTTATTGGAAATGAAGAACTAGATAAATTTGGAGCAAACAAAAGAGAGTCTAGAAAATTCATCAACAAATATGATTTCTTTTTGGCAGACACACAAATCATGCCAACAGTTGGTAAAACTTTGGGTCAGTTGTTAGGTCCTAGAGGAAAAATGCCAACGCCAGTTCCATTTAATGCACCTATTGACGCATTTTTATCAAGATTTAGATCATCAATTAAAGTTAGAACAAGAGCATCACTTTCTGTCTCATGTAAGATTGGAGATGAGTCAATGGAGGATGCAGACTTGGCAATCAATGCACATACAGTGCTAAGCGCAATTGAAAAGAAACTACCAAACGGTGAGAAGAACATGAAAAGAGTCATGATCAAAACCACAATGGGAAAACCAATCAAACAACTACAAGAGGTTAAGAAGAAATTTGCATGAAAATAGAACTAGTTATCCTAAAAGAAAAACTCAGATGTATCAGCAATTACAGGAGCTTCCAAAAAAATACAAAGTGATGGCAGTTATCAAAATGAACAAGGTACGTTCTACTCAGATACTACCTTTAAGAAAAACTCTCAAAGATGATGTAGAGTTTTTCAGCATTAAAGACAAAGTTGCACAAAAGGCATTAGAGAATTCAGACATTCCAGGAATGAAAGAGATGATTGCAGAATTCAAAGGACAAATAATGCTCATGTTTACAAATATGTCACCATTCAAGCTTAACGTACTCTTAGCAAAAAACAAAATCATGATGATGGCAAGAGGTGGAGATATTGCAAGTATCGATGTTGTAGTTCCAGCAAAGAATACAGGAATTGCACCAGGACCAATGCTCACAGAATTCAAAGAGGCAGGAATCCCAACCAAGATTGATCAAGGTACAATCTGGATTGCAAAGGATTCTACGCCAGTAGCAAAGGGCGAGGCAATCAACGAGAAACTTGCAGCAATTTTAGGTAAATTAGATATCAAACCAGTGGAAGCAGGCATTACACTATTCACAGCACTTGAGGAGGGGCTCAAGTATGCTGAAGAAGAAATGATTATCGATGTTGAGAAGGTAAGAGACCAATTTGCACAAGCACACCAAGAAGCAATCTCACTATCTATAGAAGCAGCATATATCACATCAGACAACATCGAACAAATATTGGCAAAAGC encodes the following:
- a CDS encoding transcription elongation factor Spt5, which translates into the protein MSEEVKSHLFAIRTTGGQEKVVMRLLEAKANANQINIQSVFWVSDLKGYVVIEAINPSDAYMAVEGVRHIRGQLRGELEFKDIEGYLVKKSTVSTLAVDNVVEITGGPFKGMKATITRIDPEKEEATVVLLDASYQLPVTVDANYLKLSTEG
- a CDS encoding 50S ribosomal protein L11, whose protein sequence is MGEQKISSLVTGAAASAGPPLGPALGPLGVNIMEVINAINDKTKDFEGMKVPVTVIVDSDTKKYEIEIGIPSAAALIMKEAGIQKGSGASGTEWAGDVTMDSIVKVANTKLDKSYASSLKSVAKTIIGTCVALGVKVEGKTPKEITAEINEGKWDEKFQ
- a CDS encoding helix-turn-helix domain-containing protein, coding for MDNLTLEHMIKNCPVDNTFKIIGKKFTFHIIRNMAMRNQTRFNEFLGTIENINPKTLSLRLKELEETDLIERTVYDEIPIRIEYTLTKKGKDLQGIIDQMAAFSMKHYPKIVFKDGKKRNYKQVFKKPVTVLH
- a CDS encoding transcription initiation factor IIB family protein, yielding MVTLTKDSNCLRCGKNSLLTDDVTGEQFCSKCGYVVSEKSNESGPEWRSFQTESGANPARTGAPSSLLMHDMGLSTVINPINKDATGKPLSSSMKSTIERLRTWDNRSQSREPVDRNLRQALNELSRMKDKIALSSNVLEKAAYLYRKALEKKLVRGRSISAMIAASLYAACRDTETPRTLNDIADAANVKRKDIARCYRLLHHELELKMPVVNSIQCISRISSKLELSEKTKRYAVKVLQEAQDNKESAGKDPMGLAATALYVSCIKNGDSITQRNLAEAAGVTEVTIRNRFKGLKNQQNSNLEFMVKKEKRLL
- a CDS encoding DNA-binding protein, whose amino-acid sequence is MLDNTTDTIFIGKKPLMSYVTSAIIQLATLDSITIKARGHSIGLAVDVTQVLLKKTDAFEVGCVNISSESLESQDGRNRDVSTIEIPISKRGK
- a CDS encoding CxxC-x17-CxxC domain-containing protein, with the protein product MSEDRKMYKCTCADCGKDSEVPFEPKPDRPVYCKECLPKHRK
- a CDS encoding translation initiation factor eIF-1A, whose product is MGKRQVKNESALKEIKLPETDEEMFGRVIKMMGGENLMVKCQDKVVRIGRIRGKLKRRVWIRDNDVVIIAPWEFGKVQKGDILWRYTLPQVEWLKQNKHIPLDF
- a CDS encoding Lrp/AsnC family transcriptional regulator, whose product is MKLLFELTKDGSISVPILSKKLGINASVLYSRIKRLVKKKLIKKFTVEIDDSLLGIGVKANVGINRDPKFKDAIHKKFMETPEVVSISEVTGRFDIMIQVYSKNLESLHSVVIEKIGKIEGIQNTETFVELQKTDKDPVYLNELA
- a CDS encoding 50S ribosomal protein L1; amino-acid sequence: MITESELVDMVKEAKAATKAKKFKQSIELIVNFKDIDVKKGFALNEVVQLPKTSSPATVCVIATGDMGTKAKAAKADSVIGNEELDKFGANKRESRKFINKYDFFLADTQIMPTVGKTLGQLLGPRGKMPTPVPFNAPIDAFLSRFRSSIKVRTRASLSVSCKIGDESMEDADLAINAHTVLSAIEKKLPNGEKNMKRVMIKTTMGKPIKQLQEVKKKFA
- a CDS encoding 50S ribosomal protein L10 is translated as MHENRTSYPKRKTQMYQQLQELPKKYKVMAVIKMNKVRSTQILPLRKTLKDDVEFFSIKDKVAQKALENSDIPGMKEMIAEFKGQIMLMFTNMSPFKLNVLLAKNKIMMMARGGDIASIDVVVPAKNTGIAPGPMLTEFKEAGIPTKIDQGTIWIAKDSTPVAKGEAINEKLAAILGKLDIKPVEAGITLFTALEEGLKYAEEEMIIDVEKVRDQFAQAHQEAISLSIEAAYITSDNIEQILAKAAQSARSVSVESGYMTDETKEQILQKADAQARAVAGQAKDYTPA